The Thiorhodovibrio litoralis genome includes a window with the following:
- a CDS encoding LPS-assembly protein LptD, whose translation MVARLNQGLPWEYCGARPDRLGPFSEAPIPGPLTPIDVEAGGLIYHQDTDVAELLGGVHLKRGSQEVDASSLLLERQTGQITARGETYLAYPGLRLLGEDAKVSLHSNQGSIAHARYRFSGKANLRGRADQVEIASPELMHLKDVHYTACPPGNRAWSLQAKELDLDKASGRGKARHAKLFLGNVPILYTPWATFPIDDRRKSGFLVPSIGNSDDNGFDITQPYYLNLAPNMDATLYPRYMSKRGAMFGAEFRYLTRQDHGTISGEIIPNDGAYDQGSHTRGAIHVEQNGQFQQRWGTYIDYNLVSDDNYLEDFGNSLDVTSTRYLIQRGDLSYTGNGWTLLSSMQAYQTVDSEIPPEDRPYGRLPQILLTTKDFELGAGLKGGFQAEYDYFDHNQLVHGQRFTLSPRLSLPLQRSFGHLTPSLGVQLSQYQLEDQEEGLPDDPSHVIPTFDLDGRLVFERPINWLGASALQTLEPRLFYLYTPYVDQSETPVFDSSELDFSFSNLFRTNRFTGRDRIGDANQFTLGLTSRTLGHDTGEELFRASLGHIIYFADRQVQIDGSEETRSGSPIAGEVAAKLIDHWSGRASVQWDSAAVAGDTNWEKRALQLEYRHPANDRLVNLAYRFDLGTSEDNSYEDTDISFRWPINHGRAEFIGRWLYSVQHERTMEAIAGVEFGQCCWRLRLVGRHFKNSPDSTGSNSVMVQLELAGLGSIGNSIDSFLSSEIYGYQVN comes from the coding sequence ATGGTCGCGCGTCTGAATCAGGGACTCCCCTGGGAATACTGTGGTGCCAGACCGGATCGGCTCGGCCCCTTCTCCGAGGCGCCCATCCCTGGCCCACTCACGCCGATCGACGTCGAAGCCGGCGGACTCATCTATCACCAGGACACCGACGTCGCCGAACTGCTCGGTGGCGTCCATCTCAAACGCGGATCGCAAGAGGTCGATGCGAGTTCGCTGCTGCTTGAGCGCCAAACCGGACAAATTACCGCCCGCGGCGAGACCTACCTTGCTTACCCCGGGCTTCGCCTGCTTGGCGAGGATGCCAAGGTGAGCCTCCACAGCAACCAGGGTTCCATTGCTCATGCCAGGTACCGCTTCAGCGGCAAGGCCAATCTGCGCGGCCGCGCGGATCAGGTCGAGATCGCCTCGCCCGAGCTCATGCACCTGAAAGACGTGCACTATACCGCCTGCCCGCCGGGCAACCGGGCTTGGTCATTGCAGGCAAAAGAGCTCGACCTCGACAAGGCCAGCGGACGCGGCAAGGCGCGCCATGCGAAGCTGTTCCTCGGCAATGTCCCCATCCTCTACACGCCTTGGGCGACTTTCCCGATCGACGACAGGCGCAAGAGCGGATTTCTGGTGCCCAGCATCGGCAATTCGGATGACAACGGTTTCGACATTACGCAGCCTTATTACTTGAACCTGGCCCCGAACATGGACGCCACTCTCTACCCGCGCTACATGAGTAAGCGCGGCGCCATGTTCGGAGCGGAATTCCGCTATCTGACGCGCCAGGATCACGGCACCATCAGCGGTGAAATCATCCCCAATGACGGCGCCTACGACCAGGGCTCGCACACCCGCGGCGCGATCCATGTCGAACAGAACGGACAATTCCAGCAAAGGTGGGGAACCTACATCGACTATAACCTGGTCTCGGACGATAACTACCTGGAAGACTTCGGCAACAGCCTGGATGTCACCAGCACCAGGTATCTGATCCAGCGCGGGGACCTGAGCTACACCGGCAACGGCTGGACACTCCTTAGCAGCATGCAGGCCTACCAGACCGTCGACTCCGAGATCCCCCCCGAGGATCGCCCTTACGGACGCCTGCCGCAGATTCTGCTCACCACCAAAGACTTCGAGCTTGGTGCCGGCCTGAAGGGGGGATTCCAGGCGGAATACGATTACTTCGACCACAACCAACTGGTTCATGGCCAGCGTTTCACGCTCTCGCCGCGCCTGAGCTTGCCGCTGCAACGCAGTTTCGGGCACCTGACTCCCAGCCTGGGTGTGCAGCTCAGCCAGTATCAACTTGAGGACCAGGAGGAGGGGTTGCCGGATGATCCGTCCCATGTCATCCCTACCTTCGACCTGGACGGACGTCTGGTGTTCGAGCGCCCGATCAACTGGCTTGGCGCCAGCGCATTGCAAACGCTCGAGCCACGGCTGTTTTATCTTTACACGCCATATGTAGACCAAAGCGAAACCCCGGTCTTCGACAGCTCGGAGCTCGATTTCAGCTTCTCCAACCTCTTCCGTACCAATCGCTTTACCGGGCGCGACCGCATCGGTGACGCCAACCAGTTCACCCTGGGCCTAACCTCACGCACCCTAGGCCATGACACGGGAGAGGAGCTCTTTCGCGCCAGTCTCGGGCATATCATCTACTTTGCCGATCGCCAGGTGCAGATTGACGGCTCGGAAGAAACCCGGTCGGGCTCGCCCATTGCCGGGGAGGTTGCCGCCAAGCTGATCGATCACTGGTCCGGGCGCGCGAGCGTGCAGTGGGATTCGGCCGCGGTAGCAGGAGACACCAATTGGGAAAAGCGCGCGCTGCAACTTGAGTATCGCCATCCCGCCAACGACCGTCTGGTGAACCTGGCCTATCGCTTCGATCTGGGCACCAGCGAAGACAACAGCTATGAAGACACCGATATCTCCTTTCGCTGGCCGATCAACCACGGCCGCGCCGAATTTATCGGTCGCTGGCTCTACTCGGTGCAGCATGAGCGCACGATGGAGGCCATCGCGGGAGTCGAATTTGGTCAGTGCTGCTGGCGACTGCGCCTTGTTGGGCGCCATTTCAAGAACAGCCCGGACTCCACCGGCAGCAATTCAGTCATGGTTCAGCTCGAGCTAGCAGGGCTCGGCAGCATCGGCAACTCGATCGACAGCTTTCTGTCGAGTGAAATTTACGGCTACCAGGTCAACTGA
- a CDS encoding peptidylprolyl isomerase → MTRAWLTRAWLLPALLLTAALVQPQVLAATIQPLDAIVAVVNDDVIVQSELENEIELLLPQLQQSGAAVPPRAELEQQVLDRLILKRLQIQRAKMIGIEVDDATLLQAMENIAARNGMTLDELQLTLESGGIDFNDFREDTRMQILTSRLQAQEVAKDIRVSEPEIDRFLETQSDSLLERREVRLQHILVALPDEPTPDDIRAAEQKAQSLLKRVRGGEDFGRVAAANSDGRNAANGGDLGWFEMADVPSLAAAPARQLDKGKVSDPIRSPSGFHLIKVTDIKGDDPKPITQTHARHILIRTNELVSDEDAKRRLSRLRTRIIGGDPFETLARANSDDTGSALKGGDLGWISPGDTVPKFEKVMNSLPPNEISQPFQSSFGWHIVQVLERRDQDTREDLLRMKAVEAIRADKAEDATEIWLRRLRDEAFVEVRLEELEPADTDNAN, encoded by the coding sequence ATGACACGGGCATGGCTGACAAGGGCGTGGCTGCTGCCTGCACTGCTGCTAACAGCCGCGTTGGTTCAGCCACAGGTCCTCGCCGCCACCATCCAGCCGCTTGACGCCATCGTCGCCGTGGTCAATGACGATGTCATCGTGCAAAGCGAGCTCGAGAACGAAATCGAGCTGCTGCTGCCCCAGCTCCAGCAGAGCGGTGCCGCCGTCCCGCCGCGGGCAGAGCTCGAGCAACAGGTGCTCGATCGTCTGATTCTCAAACGGCTACAGATTCAGCGCGCGAAGATGATCGGGATCGAAGTCGACGACGCCACCCTGCTCCAGGCCATGGAGAACATCGCCGCGCGCAACGGTATGACGCTCGACGAGCTGCAGCTCACGCTCGAGTCCGGCGGCATCGACTTCAACGATTTCCGCGAAGACACCCGCATGCAGATCCTCACCTCGCGCCTGCAGGCGCAGGAGGTCGCCAAGGACATTCGCGTCAGCGAGCCCGAGATCGACCGTTTTCTCGAGACCCAATCGGACTCCCTGCTTGAGCGCCGCGAGGTGCGCCTGCAGCATATACTTGTCGCCCTGCCCGACGAGCCCACCCCGGATGACATCCGCGCGGCCGAGCAAAAAGCCCAGTCCCTGCTCAAGCGGGTGCGCGGCGGCGAGGACTTCGGCCGCGTCGCGGCGGCCAATTCCGACGGGCGCAACGCCGCCAACGGCGGCGACCTGGGTTGGTTCGAAATGGCCGATGTGCCCAGCCTGGCCGCAGCCCCGGCCCGCCAGCTCGACAAGGGCAAGGTGTCCGACCCCATCCGCAGTCCCAGCGGCTTTCATCTGATCAAGGTCACCGACATCAAGGGCGATGATCCCAAGCCCATTACCCAAACCCATGCCCGTCATATCCTCATCCGCACCAATGAACTGGTCTCGGACGAAGACGCCAAACGCCGGCTATCGCGTCTGCGCACGCGCATCATCGGCGGCGACCCCTTCGAGACGCTGGCGCGAGCCAACTCCGACGATACCGGCTCGGCGCTCAAGGGCGGCGACCTCGGCTGGATTAGCCCCGGCGACACGGTGCCAAAATTCGAGAAAGTGATGAACAGCCTGCCGCCAAATGAAATTAGCCAGCCTTTCCAAAGCTCCTTTGGCTGGCACATCGTGCAGGTGCTTGAGCGCCGCGATCAGGACACCCGCGAAGACTTGTTGCGCATGAAGGCTGTGGAAGCCATCCGCGCGGACAAGGCCGAGGATGCCACCGAAATTTGGCTGCGGCGGCTGCGCGACGAGGCATTCGTGGAAGTTCGCCTCGAAGAGCTCGAACCCGCCGACACGGACAATGCCAACTGA